From Rhizobium oryzihabitans, the proteins below share one genomic window:
- a CDS encoding mandelate racemase/muconate lactonizing enzyme family protein codes for MKITGVDIYKYTVGYAHGTYVMSGDRVAATEDGTVIRIRTDQGLEGWGEITTLGKIYLPTFPDGIRIALKDLSEALIGTDPTNIGMVNRIMAGTLMGQEFAKSPIDIACWDILGKSLGRPISALIGGVLNDRFPIYEAVPLAAPESMGEFIRERRAAGINRFQLKVGNNPMDDIARTRASVEAGDSETIIVADSNGGWSLASAKLALQGMAGLAVYVEQPCRSTADCILAHRGSALPLVLDESIVNHDEIYRAKYEANAVSVNLKFGKLGGLTNTIKARDLLQELNMAVSVEDMWGGDIITAATSHVAATTRPESLLMTPFFNDWTDGHVASYLPRSSNGFGSAPTGPGLGIEVEVDKLEHLFTVGRA; via the coding sequence ATGAAAATCACCGGGGTGGACATCTACAAGTATACCGTCGGCTATGCCCACGGAACATACGTCATGTCTGGAGACCGTGTCGCGGCCACGGAAGACGGCACGGTCATCCGCATCCGCACCGACCAGGGTCTCGAAGGCTGGGGCGAGATCACGACACTCGGCAAGATCTACCTGCCGACCTTTCCAGATGGCATTCGGATCGCGCTGAAGGACCTCTCGGAGGCGCTGATCGGTACAGATCCAACCAATATCGGAATGGTCAACCGCATCATGGCCGGCACGTTGATGGGGCAGGAATTCGCCAAGAGCCCGATCGACATCGCTTGCTGGGATATTCTTGGCAAATCGCTCGGCCGGCCGATCTCGGCGCTGATCGGCGGCGTACTCAACGACCGCTTTCCAATCTACGAGGCAGTGCCGCTGGCCGCGCCTGAATCCATGGGCGAGTTCATTCGCGAACGGCGGGCCGCCGGCATCAATCGCTTCCAGCTCAAGGTCGGCAACAACCCCATGGATGATATTGCGCGGACCCGCGCCAGCGTGGAAGCTGGCGATTCCGAGACGATCATCGTGGCCGATTCCAACGGCGGCTGGTCGCTTGCGTCAGCGAAGCTCGCACTCCAAGGCATGGCCGGCCTCGCAGTCTATGTCGAGCAACCCTGCCGCTCGACGGCCGATTGCATCCTCGCGCATCGTGGATCAGCGCTTCCACTCGTTCTCGACGAGTCGATCGTCAACCACGACGAAATCTATCGCGCCAAGTATGAGGCCAACGCTGTATCGGTGAACCTCAAATTCGGCAAGCTTGGCGGCCTCACTAACACGATCAAAGCCCGCGACCTGCTACAGGAACTGAACATGGCGGTCTCGGTGGAGGACATGTGGGGCGGCGACATCATCACGGCCGCGACCAGCCATGTGGCGGCAACGACCCGGCCGGAATCGCTGCTGATGACTCCGTTCTTCAACGACTGGACGGACGGCCACGTTGCCAGCTATCTTCCACGCTCGTCAAACGGCTTCGGCTCCGCGCCGACCGGTCCCGGTCTCGGTATCGAGGTGGAGGTCGACAAGCTCGAACATCTGTTCACGGTGGGCCGCGCCTGA
- a CDS encoding GntR family transcriptional regulator, with the protein MKHKTMSTAAAEEIRSRILEGVFPPGRQLRQEELAQEFGISRIPIREALLLLESEGIVRIQPHRGAVVVELSAEEVEELFNMRILFEPFLLERSAPHLAPADFEKLDKILDRYETSIDKLDIDRWNDLNSEFHMLLYTHARSPRITSTVQNLLGECDRHTRIQLSNITGDRARAVREHKELVRLCRERRFAEAADFMRMHIDRIRVGLMALLHLDQTDATEATVGEQ; encoded by the coding sequence TTGAAGCACAAGACGATGTCGACCGCAGCTGCCGAGGAAATCCGAAGCCGGATCCTTGAGGGCGTTTTTCCGCCGGGGCGTCAGTTGCGTCAGGAGGAATTGGCGCAGGAATTCGGAATCAGTCGCATACCCATCCGCGAGGCCCTGCTCTTGCTCGAAAGCGAGGGGATCGTGCGCATCCAGCCCCATCGCGGCGCCGTGGTCGTAGAGCTAAGTGCAGAGGAGGTCGAAGAACTCTTCAACATGCGCATCCTTTTCGAGCCGTTTTTACTCGAAAGGTCGGCGCCGCATCTCGCACCCGCGGATTTCGAGAAGCTAGATAAAATCCTTGACCGTTACGAAACGTCGATCGATAAGCTGGATATCGACCGCTGGAACGATCTGAACTCCGAATTCCACATGCTGCTTTATACCCATGCGCGGAGCCCACGTATAACCAGTACAGTCCAGAACCTCCTCGGCGAATGCGACCGGCACACGCGAATTCAGCTCTCCAACATTACTGGCGATCGGGCGCGGGCCGTCCGCGAACACAAGGAACTCGTAAGGCTCTGCCGGGAACGGCGTTTTGCAGAGGCGGCCGATTTCATGCGCATGCATATCGATCGTATCCGGGTTGGCCTAATGGCGCTTCTCCATCTCGACCAGACTGACGCAACAGAAGCAACTGTGGGTGAACAGTAA
- a CDS encoding adenylate/guanylate cyclase domain-containing protein gives MDNEILARPYPLRRNYNLFVLPIFFLTISGLLIAVSNALSVSVERAYSAQTASLHAALFAPILGKARHSEIGSGGKVSDADQTRQAIETEAKELDLLCAVAFTEDGKVLAATNDTSCMASTISRIPEISDGQTVFLEEDGPPVHWTVLSRAPGMTGSMSVYIATSEKASAREKLLDNDTIIWIVILGVPLIGALCLSTYFVSRAQNEIDTRTNALNEARKSLAHFVSDSTEKRVSSGRSSAERLAASILVLDIRDFSSFVEQASAEEAAALVSEVASHSFAAILEHGGDIDRLVGDGLVAWFEGSERKTNALRASEAILTSVSRANLPRGIGIGLHDGTVIEAVIGTEIRKDATILGSPVNVTARLCAAALPGEIVASSEFFEVAAGHEFNVSARGSLLLKGIANPIETIRLSLMNRRVLV, from the coding sequence TTGGATAATGAGATTCTGGCGCGCCCCTATCCGTTAAGACGGAACTATAACCTGTTCGTACTACCGATTTTCTTCCTGACGATTTCCGGCCTACTTATTGCCGTCTCAAACGCTCTGTCTGTTAGTGTCGAACGTGCCTATAGTGCACAAACGGCTTCGCTCCATGCCGCGCTGTTCGCGCCGATCTTGGGGAAAGCCAGACACTCGGAGATCGGAAGTGGAGGAAAAGTCAGCGACGCTGACCAGACAAGACAGGCTATCGAAACGGAAGCGAAGGAGCTTGACTTGCTCTGCGCAGTTGCTTTTACCGAAGACGGCAAGGTACTGGCGGCAACCAACGACACATCGTGCATGGCCTCAACGATAAGTCGCATCCCCGAAATATCTGACGGACAGACAGTCTTTCTCGAAGAAGATGGGCCCCCTGTGCATTGGACCGTGCTCAGCAGGGCGCCAGGTATGACAGGGTCTATGTCGGTCTACATCGCCACTTCCGAAAAGGCATCCGCCCGCGAAAAACTTCTCGACAACGATACGATTATTTGGATCGTTATCCTTGGCGTGCCTCTAATAGGAGCACTTTGCCTCTCCACGTATTTCGTCTCACGGGCACAAAATGAAATCGACACACGCACAAACGCCCTGAATGAGGCGCGAAAGTCGCTCGCACATTTTGTTTCCGACAGCACTGAGAAGCGCGTTAGTTCCGGGCGCTCGAGCGCCGAGCGCCTGGCTGCGTCCATCCTGGTCCTCGATATCAGAGACTTCTCCAGTTTTGTCGAACAGGCGAGCGCCGAAGAAGCCGCTGCCCTTGTGTCTGAGGTTGCAAGCCACAGCTTCGCGGCCATCCTCGAACACGGCGGCGATATTGATCGCCTCGTGGGTGACGGGCTTGTCGCCTGGTTCGAAGGATCAGAAAGAAAGACAAACGCCCTCAGGGCGTCGGAGGCAATTCTGACAAGTGTCTCACGGGCGAATTTGCCCAGAGGGATCGGCATAGGACTGCACGACGGCACTGTGATAGAGGCCGTGATCGGAACCGAAATTCGCAAGGATGCAACGATCCTCGGTTCGCCCGTCAACGTTACCGCGCGACTGTGTGCTGCGGCACTACCAGGTGAAATCGTGGCCTCCAGTGAATTTTTCGAGGTGGCGGCAGGGCACGAGTTCAACGTTTCGGCTAGAGGCTCACTTCTGCTGAAGGGTATCGCCAATCCTATCGAGACGATTCGGCTTTCGCTGATGAACCGACGCGTGCTTGTCTAA
- a CDS encoding DUF302 domain-containing protein, with protein sequence MTYTLDKTTNGIPFDQVVAATKAALASNGFGVLTEIDVRATMNKKLDVDIPDYLILGACNPKMALEAMKIEPKVGAMLPCNVIVRSLEGAPSWSAPSTRGLDAGYRKPATEDGRGARAVFA encoded by the coding sequence ATGACCTACACTCTCGATAAGACGACCAACGGAATACCATTTGATCAGGTGGTCGCAGCCACGAAGGCGGCTCTCGCGAGCAACGGGTTCGGTGTCCTCACTGAAATCGACGTACGAGCGACCATGAATAAGAAACTCGACGTCGATATACCGGACTATCTCATCCTGGGTGCGTGCAACCCGAAGATGGCCCTCGAGGCGATGAAGATCGAGCCGAAGGTCGGCGCGATGCTGCCTTGCAACGTGATCGTACGATCGCTGGAGGGGGCGCCATCATGGTCAGCGCCATCGACCCGTGGCCTCGATGCAGGCTATCGAAAACCAGCAACTGAAGACGGTCGCGGCGCACGTGCGGTCTTTGCTTGA